The region CGTGTCGTAATCAAATGTTGTTATATTTCAGATGGTTGCGGTTATTTCAGGCGGTCTGAACCTTTCCGGCAACCCTTGGCACAGCCCTTGCTCCCTTCCGGGTGAAAACATACATGCCCACCCCACTCGATTTATAGAAAGGAAGGGAAGCGAAATGTTGATGAAAATGAGAAAAGGTGAAAAAGGTTTTACCCTGATCGAGTTGATGATCGTCGTGGCGATCATGATCATTGGAATCCTGGCGGCCATCGCCATCCCCAACTTCCTTAACCTGAAGGACAAGGCGATCTTCGGGACGGCCAAGGCGAACATGGACGTAATCAGGTCCACACTGGCGGCTTATGCGGCCAACGACCCGTCCAACAAGTATCCATCCGCCGTGACTTGGGGCAGTGCCATACTTGTAAACGCCAATCTGCCCTCTGATCAAGCGGATGCCAAATTGAGCGGTTTCAGTTA is a window of Deltaproteobacteria bacterium DNA encoding:
- a CDS encoding type II secretion system protein, whose translation is MLMKMRKGEKGFTLIELMIVVAIMIIGILAAIAIPNFLNLKDKAIFGTAKANMDVIRSTLAAYAANDPSNKYPSAVTWGSAILVNANLPSDQADAKLSGFSYATDGTGFTITANATNRYADTLTGTPSGVTPNTYNH